In the Clostridium sporogenes genome, one interval contains:
- a CDS encoding ComF family protein, producing MGIRIFKHIKYIIECIEEVIYPYENKCVICEKYVEEDLICKECFNSIRFCNDIKLIKKGETWFSAFPACYYSGIMMELILNLKYKSDFKSGEVIANLMCRRLKKIDISTDIITFVPSSKKSHKKRGYNQSEYLAKLISKSIDVPIAYCLKKNANSKDQIGLNGAERWLNVKDSFKVYNQNYIKNKKVILIDDVLTTGATSFYCANELKKNGAREIFILTAAKSDV from the coding sequence ATGGGAATTAGGATTTTTAAACATATAAAATATATTATTGAATGTATAGAAGAAGTAATATATCCCTATGAAAATAAATGCGTAATATGTGAAAAATATGTAGAAGAAGATCTAATATGCAAAGAATGTTTTAATTCCATAAGATTTTGTAATGATATTAAACTTATTAAAAAGGGAGAAACTTGGTTTTCAGCATTTCCTGCTTGTTATTATTCAGGTATAATGATGGAACTTATATTAAATTTAAAATATAAAAGTGATTTTAAAAGTGGAGAAGTAATAGCTAATTTAATGTGTAGAAGATTAAAAAAAATTGATATAAGTACGGATATTATAACCTTTGTTCCATCTAGTAAAAAGTCCCATAAAAAAAGAGGCTATAATCAAAGTGAATATCTTGCTAAACTTATAAGTAAAAGTATTGATGTTCCCATAGCCTACTGCTTAAAAAAGAATGCAAATTCAAAAGATCAAATAGGGTTAAATGGAGCGGAAAGATGGCTAAATGTTAAGGATAGCTTTAAAGTTTATAATCAAAATTATATAAAAAATAAAAAAGTAATTTTGATTGATGATGTTTTAACTACAGGCGCTACATCATTTTATTGTGCTAATGAGTTAAAAAAGAATGGTGCGAGAGAAATTTTTATATTGACTGCGGCAAAAAGTGATGTATAA
- a CDS encoding competence protein ComF: MSLLKRSKKGYEINEFSEVILNWCKGREKFLNVVSIPYNTTSFFVDAIVYLINNKYNILYITNEDEKSIDIIQNIKKRSDFRQYSYIRKSKLNIASNFKVTNFNVAFNMDEKFDFIIYDDLSSYANLNEDSIKDLILSKLNNEGKCIIYSIENLFPNSRSIYIPFKKDRMPIIEPRTLLTRINISYEIPFIIYDYMKWSFQSKRKVIIYTPSYFISENLYDYFQNYISKIDINIIIDIGLDSNKSLLNFKKMKEGIFITHLFYDEFSKLKDIDLIIYGSDKNKFNYKELIYLCGTVGRGEYDFKGEIIFLANGETIHMEKAKNIIRDFNKEAWELGFLNI; encoded by the coding sequence ATGTCTTTACTTAAAAGGTCGAAAAAGGGATATGAAATTAATGAATTTAGTGAGGTTATATTAAATTGGTGTAAAGGTAGAGAAAAATTTTTAAATGTGGTATCGATACCTTATAATACTACAAGTTTTTTTGTAGATGCCATAGTGTATTTAATAAATAATAAATATAATATTTTATATATAACAAATGAAGATGAAAAAAGTATAGACATAATACAAAACATAAAGAAAAGAAGTGACTTTAGACAATATTCGTATATAAGAAAAAGTAAATTGAACATAGCTTCAAATTTTAAAGTTACTAATTTTAATGTGGCATTTAATATGGATGAAAAATTTGATTTTATAATATACGATGATTTAAGTAGTTATGCAAATCTTAATGAAGATAGTATAAAAGATTTAATTTTGTCTAAACTTAACAATGAAGGTAAATGTATAATTTATTCAATAGAAAATTTGTTCCCTAATAGCAGAAGCATTTATATCCCATTTAAAAAAGATAGAATGCCTATAATAGAGCCAAGGACTTTATTAACTAGAATAAATATAAGCTATGAAATCCCATTTATTATTTATGATTATATGAAATGGTCTTTTCAGTCTAAAAGAAAAGTAATTATATATACTCCTTCATATTTTATTAGCGAAAATTTATATGATTATTTTCAAAACTATATAAGTAAAATTGATATAAATATAATAATAGATATAGGCTTAGATTCAAATAAGAGCCTACTTAATTTTAAAAAGATGAAGGAAGGTATATTTATAACTCATCTATTTTATGATGAATTTTCAAAGCTAAAGGATATAGATCTAATAATTTATGGTTCAGATAAAAATAAATTTAATTATAAAGAATTAATATATTTGTGTGGTACTGTAGGGAGAGGTGAATACGATTTTAAAGGTGAAATTATATTTTTAGCTAATGGAGAAACTATACATATGGAAAAAGCTAAAAATATAATAAGAGACTTTAATAAAGAAGCATGGGAATTAGGATTTTTAAACATATAA